From the genome of SAR324 cluster bacterium, one region includes:
- a CDS encoding methionyl aminopeptidase, with product MKTSRNDLCWCGSGKKYKKCHMLRDKMSSFGRRGTRGVIIKTEEQIEGIRRSSQLTRKILDMVQERIGPGITTEQINDWVHEETLANNAYPAPLNYRGKSAVGFPKSVCTSVNNVICHGIPGNEVLKEGDIANVDVTSILDGYYGDASRMFLIGDVSEEAKNLVDITQQCLQIGIQQVKPGKTTGDIGYAIQTHAEGLGYSVVRDFAGHGVGIEFHEEPQTLHYGKPNTGVLLQPNMVFTIEPMINIGRPECKLLSDGWTAVTQDGSLSAQWEHTIRVTSNGSEILTA from the coding sequence ATGAAAACTTCCCGTAATGATTTGTGCTGGTGTGGCAGTGGCAAAAAATATAAGAAGTGCCATATGCTACGAGACAAGATGAGCTCTTTTGGAAGACGAGGAACCCGAGGGGTGATTATCAAGACAGAAGAGCAGATTGAAGGCATTCGGCGTAGTAGCCAGTTGACGCGCAAGATTCTAGATATGGTGCAGGAGCGAATAGGTCCAGGTATCACAACCGAACAGATCAATGACTGGGTTCACGAAGAGACCTTGGCCAACAACGCCTACCCTGCACCACTCAACTATCGTGGCAAATCAGCAGTAGGATTTCCCAAGAGCGTTTGCACTTCGGTCAACAATGTTATCTGTCATGGAATTCCCGGCAATGAAGTACTGAAGGAGGGGGACATTGCCAATGTTGATGTCACTAGTATCCTCGATGGATACTATGGTGACGCAAGCCGGATGTTCCTGATTGGAGATGTCTCGGAAGAAGCAAAAAACTTAGTCGATATTACCCAACAATGCCTGCAGATTGGTATCCAGCAAGTAAAGCCTGGTAAAACTACCGGAGACATTGGCTACGCAATTCAGACTCACGCAGAAGGTCTGGGCTATTCTGTTGTCAGAGACTTCGCTGGTCATGGAGTCGGTATTGAATTCCACGAAGAGCCTCAAACTCTTCATTATGGCAAGCCTAATACGGGCGTATTGCTTCAACCCAATATGGTCTTCACCATTGAACCAATGATCAATATTGGTCGTCCAGAATGTAAATTGCTCAGCGATGGATGGACGGCTGTCACACAGGACGGATCGCTTTCCGCTCAGTGGGAACACACCATTCGGGTCACTTCTAATGGCTCAGAAATTCTGACTGCCTAA
- the lepB gene encoding signal peptidase I, with protein sequence MNLFPLISYKFSQKTFRKLQRKGLSEEVIGQLSHLEEKFFETPEELQAELPETAAVRNNEKLLLRSAKGYCRLDRLIPNRSIREWVEALLFALIVATVVRTYLFAPFKIPSGSMIPTIQIGDHIFATMYTYGTEIPILGIRVFTDPVKRGDIVIFPYPKNPSVDYIKRTIGLPGETLEIRNDKVFIDGKELGEPYAFFDRPKGQSDQNQSFSDGPVNNFGPVQIPEGKLFVMGDNRYNSADSRYWGFVDVDEISGKGQIIYWSHDPRESLTSGYQLSRILTLLR encoded by the coding sequence ATGAACCTATTTCCTCTCATTTCCTACAAATTTTCACAGAAAACCTTTCGCAAACTGCAACGCAAAGGACTGAGCGAAGAAGTCATCGGTCAATTATCTCACCTTGAGGAAAAGTTCTTCGAAACTCCCGAAGAATTACAAGCAGAGTTACCTGAGACCGCCGCGGTTCGTAACAACGAAAAACTCCTTCTTCGAAGTGCCAAGGGGTATTGTCGATTAGACCGTCTGATTCCAAACCGTTCGATCCGTGAGTGGGTTGAAGCTCTCCTATTTGCGCTGATTGTCGCGACAGTGGTACGCACATACCTGTTCGCACCCTTCAAAATTCCTTCAGGATCGATGATCCCTACCATTCAAATTGGTGATCACATCTTCGCGACAATGTATACCTATGGCACAGAAATTCCGATTCTGGGTATACGAGTCTTCACTGATCCAGTCAAACGAGGAGATATTGTCATCTTCCCTTATCCAAAAAATCCGTCGGTTGATTATATCAAGAGGACAATTGGACTCCCTGGAGAGACCCTGGAGATTCGCAATGATAAAGTGTTCATCGATGGGAAAGAATTGGGCGAACCCTATGCTTTTTTTGATCGCCCAAAAGGGCAATCCGATCAAAACCAAAGCTTCAGCGATGGACCAGTCAACAACTTTGGGCCAGTCCAAATCCCTGAAGGAAAGTTATTCGTGATGGGAGACAACCGTTACAACAGCGCAGACAGTCGCTACTGGGGATTTGTAGATGTTGATGAAATCAGTGGCAAAGGGCAAATCATCTACTGGTCGCACGACCCACGCGAAAGCCTGACTTCTGGCTATCAGCTCTCACGTATACTGACCCTGCTCCGATGA
- a CDS encoding glycosyltransferase family 2 protein — MSTSLPPDFFVSSPDSLSVVIPSYNSSSLLKNCLQALELQTAPTSSFEVVVVNDGSTDDTAKMLEEFHQQTRLQLRVLHQHRSGPGRARNAGVALARFNWIGLLDADVQADSNWVASALTWIHDQPGAGAIEGQTIVGNREQITPLTHQTENRQGGRYPTCNLLVRKQFCHFHSGYKIPFREDTDLAFSILEGGFSIPFAQDLIVYHPPLAPKASRPTQLAKRYFFDGLLSRRFPWRATQQLDIHQVCGLRVPNLKKWGYSLIALVQMLILISLIFLPTTRLPALLFLFIYASGTLLSYRLLLQSWNLKHWGLSQLFAYSQKIHLLPWSMIKALLKGYWHFRGTQRFSRAQWWEEVRLGPTSQRPRDLIVLTDHEWNHSSSFYEQQLAQHLTRTSHRVLFATVNSQISQTKFSWQEKMNRWISPIRQTETNLYIWSTSEIPLLSKTPIYHKLLGWLLRHRFQQLGWENPLVWSFLTDGSQITQAAGLCDLIYHHLETEDTEQKTDTKALPEICGKAQMILTNTKQSQQFCQRWNPNTHFLQSFYELGILRYSNTIQETIFRSSEQQPISHLALSST; from the coding sequence GTGTCAACTTCTCTTCCTCCTGATTTTTTTGTCTCATCGCCTGATTCTCTATCAGTCGTAATACCCAGTTACAATAGCAGCAGCTTGTTGAAAAATTGCCTGCAAGCTCTGGAACTGCAGACGGCTCCGACGTCTAGTTTTGAAGTCGTTGTGGTGAACGATGGCTCAACAGACGATACCGCAAAAATGTTGGAGGAATTTCATCAACAAACCCGTCTCCAACTACGAGTTCTACATCAGCATCGCTCTGGCCCAGGTCGAGCACGCAACGCTGGAGTAGCCTTGGCTCGATTCAATTGGATTGGCCTACTCGATGCTGATGTACAAGCCGACTCAAATTGGGTGGCATCAGCATTGACTTGGATTCACGACCAACCAGGCGCAGGAGCTATTGAAGGTCAGACTATCGTTGGTAATCGAGAACAAATCACGCCCTTGACGCACCAGACTGAAAACCGTCAAGGCGGTCGATATCCAACATGTAACTTGCTGGTTCGCAAACAATTTTGCCATTTCCACTCTGGATACAAAATTCCTTTCCGGGAAGACACTGACCTTGCTTTCTCAATTCTCGAAGGAGGCTTCTCCATTCCCTTCGCCCAAGACCTGATCGTCTACCATCCTCCCTTAGCTCCAAAAGCTTCTCGTCCAACTCAATTGGCAAAGCGCTACTTTTTTGATGGCTTACTGAGTCGACGATTTCCATGGCGCGCCACACAGCAATTGGACATCCATCAAGTATGCGGCCTCCGGGTTCCCAACTTAAAAAAATGGGGCTACAGCCTGATTGCACTTGTGCAGATGCTGATCCTGATAAGCCTAATTTTCTTACCAACTACCCGATTACCAGCTTTGCTTTTCCTCTTTATCTATGCTTCAGGAACCCTCTTAAGCTATCGCCTTCTACTACAAAGTTGGAATCTGAAGCACTGGGGACTGTCCCAGCTCTTCGCCTACTCTCAAAAAATCCACCTACTACCCTGGTCAATGATCAAAGCACTGTTGAAGGGCTATTGGCACTTCCGAGGAACTCAGCGCTTCTCTAGAGCTCAATGGTGGGAAGAGGTACGCCTGGGACCAACTTCCCAACGGCCTAGAGATTTGATTGTACTCACAGATCACGAATGGAATCACAGTTCCTCTTTTTACGAGCAACAACTGGCCCAACATCTAACTCGAACTAGCCATCGCGTTTTATTTGCCACCGTCAACTCCCAAATATCACAAACAAAATTTTCCTGGCAGGAGAAGATGAACCGATGGATCTCTCCAATCCGTCAAACTGAGACAAATCTCTACATCTGGTCCACGAGCGAAATTCCCTTGTTGAGCAAAACCCCCATTTACCATAAATTATTGGGGTGGCTACTTCGACATCGCTTCCAGCAACTTGGCTGGGAGAACCCACTTGTTTGGTCCTTTCTCACGGATGGGAGTCAAATTACTCAAGCTGCTGGACTCTGTGATCTGATTTACCATCATTTGGAAACAGAAGACACAGAGCAAAAAACTGATACAAAAGCACTTCCAGAAATTTGTGGCAAAGCCCAAATGATCTTGACCAATACAAAGCAGAGTCAGCAATTTTGCCAAAGATGGAATCCCAACACTCACTTTCTGCAGAGTTTTTATGAACTGGGGATTCTGCGCTATTCCAACACCATTCAGGAAACGATATTTCGCTCTTCAGAGCAGCAACCTATCTCTCACCTTGCTCTTTCCAGTACTTGA